Proteins co-encoded in one Cydia strobilella chromosome 14, ilCydStro3.1, whole genome shotgun sequence genomic window:
- the LOC134747406 gene encoding uncharacterized protein LOC134747406, with protein sequence MLGANWAPAALLLLLAASAAAAAADEPLEDEVESAPFAIVVEHEDGWRCGGALVSLRAALSTATCARGRGAPPAGAGADLWARAPGAITAEGARRVARIALASDSQGLSENEKWTEKAWIGVVLDMALLELEAPFGAAASARPILMAAGDECEPRGSGSAPACHVVRTPARAGGALRVGNAERTSPMACATIAPHWAAISDTALCLVGPEFCQSDWGVGVVCAGKLCGVLSRSARSPGESGENSSEGGGGAGCGDTHAALHVPRWQQFVHCAQTRRRCGRDSCASVCSERMLLEASVKEEGGLARRDGKHHPRHRPTSPTTTAPEDDYMKMRITTYSTQWPRSEAQSEWLRASSEAQSDWRRGSSEAQSEWRRASSEAHSEWFTVEHAWRRAGAGGGAGSGADVDAGTVPTRTSLAPSTPPPTPNTYFNASVMGGRMVQFEFEPYRADFKIGEYGDNEASYDAVGGGGGGGGEEPARTTSSTEPPATSRVPGPEALQEDTNSTAQLMELTAGGARQLSTTTSILFTLCFTNFG encoded by the exons ATGTTGGGAGCCAACTGGGCGCCGGCGGCGTTGCTTCTGCTTCTGGCCgcctccgccgccgccgccgccgccgacgagcCGCTGGAGGACGAGGTCGAGAGTGCACCGTTTGCG ATAGTGGTGGAGCACGAGGACGGGTGGCGCTGCGGCGGCGCGCTGGTGTCGCTGCGCGCGGCGCTGAGCACGGCGACGtgcgcgcgcggccgcggcgcgccgcccgccggcgccggcgccgaccTGTGGGCGCGCGCGCCCGGCGCCATCACTGCGGAAGGCGCGCGACGCGTGGCGCGCATCGCGCTCGCTAGTGACTCACAG GGTTTATCCGAGAACGAGAAGTGGACAGAAAAGGCGTGGATCGGCGTCGTCCTGGACATGGCGCTGCTGGAGCTGGAGGCGCCGTTCGGCGCGGCGGCGAGCGCGCGGCCCATCCTCATGGCCGCCGGCGACGAGTGCGAgccgcgcggcagcggcagcgcGCCCGCCTGCCACGTCGTGCGCACGCCCGCGCGCGCAGGCGGCGCGCTGCGCGTCGGCAACGCCGAGCGCACCTCGCCCATGGCTTGCGCCACCATCGCGCCGCACTGGGCTGCCATCTCCGACACGGCGCTTTGTCTTGTTGGGCCAGAGTTCTGCCAG AGCGACTGGGGCGTGGGCGTGGTGTGCGCGGGCAAGCTGTGCGGCGTGCTGTCGCGGTCGGCGCGCAGTCCGGGCGAGAGCGGCGAGAACAGCAGcgagggcggcggcggcgcgggctgcGGCGACACGCACGCGGCGCTGCACGTTCCGCGCTGGCAGCAGTTCGTGCACTGCGCGCAGACGCGGCGCCGTTGCGGCCG CGATAGTTGCGCCTCGGTGTGCAGCGAGCGCATGCTGCTGGAGGCGTCGGTCAAGGAAGAAGGGGGCCTGGCACGGCGGGACGGCAAGCATCACCCGCGTCACCGCCCCACCAGTCCTACCACCACCGCGCCGGAAG aTGACTACATGAAAATGAGAATAACGACATACAGCACACAGTGGCCTCGTAGCGAAGCGCAGAGCGAGTGGCTTAGAGCGAGCAGCGAAGCGCAGAGCGACTGGCGCAGAGGGAGCAGTGAAGCGCAGAGCGAATGGCGCAGAGCGAGCAGCGAAGCGCATAGCGAGTGGTTCACCGTGGAGCACGCCtggcggcgcgccggcgcgggcggcggtgCGGGCTCGGGCGCGGACGTGGACGCCGGCACCGTGCCCACGCGCACCTCGCTGGCGCCGTCGACTCCGCCGCCGACGCCGAATACTTACTTCAATGCCTCTGTAATGGGCGGCAGGATGGTGCAGTTCGAGTTCGAACCCTACCGAGCTGATTTTAAG ATCGGCGAGTACGGCGACAACGAGGCGAGCTACGACGCCGTCGgggggggcggcggcggcgggggcgaGGAGCCGGCGCGCACGACGTCGTCGACGGAGCCGCCAGCAACGTCGCGCGTGCCCGGCCCCGAGGCGCTGCAGGAGGACACCAACTCGACGGCTCAGCTTATGGAGCTCACGGCCGGCGGCGCCCGACAACTCTCGACTACGACCTCAATTTTATTTACGTTATGTTTTACTAATTTTGGT